A single window of Flavobacterium aestivum DNA harbors:
- a CDS encoding thioredoxin family protein: MKILSGLLLFVSVFFIAGFTPDTPTPYKIGDKAADFKLKSVDGKMYSMSDFKDAKGFIVVFTCNHCPVAQKYEGRINDLAKKYKPKGYILLAINSNDPEVEPEDSFELMKVRAKEKGFAFPYLFDDGQKVYPQFGATKTPHAFLLDKNLAVRYIGAIDDNMDSVNDVKEKYLENAIIALENGKTPSPETTKAIGCSIKTKK; this comes from the coding sequence ATGAAAATTTTGTCAGGACTTTTATTGTTCGTTTCCGTTTTTTTTATCGCTGGATTTACGCCAGACACACCAACTCCTTATAAAATTGGAGATAAAGCTGCTGATTTTAAATTAAAATCGGTTGATGGAAAAATGTATAGCATGTCTGATTTTAAAGACGCAAAAGGCTTTATAGTCGTTTTTACCTGTAATCATTGTCCTGTAGCACAAAAATATGAAGGCAGGATTAATGATTTAGCCAAGAAGTACAAACCGAAAGGGTATATTTTATTAGCCATAAATTCAAATGATCCAGAAGTAGAGCCTGAAGATAGTTTTGAATTAATGAAAGTTAGAGCCAAAGAAAAAGGCTTTGCATTTCCATATTTATTTGATGATGGACAAAAAGTGTATCCTCAATTTGGCGCGACAAAAACGCCACATGCCTTTTTGTTGGATAAAAATCTCGCTGTAAGATACATTGGAGCCATTGATGATAACATGGATAGCGTTAATGATGTAAAAGAAAAATATCTTGAAAATGCTATTATAGCTTTAGAAAACGGTAAGACACCTTCTCCGGAAACCACAAAAGCAATAGGCTGCTCGATTAAAACAAAGAAATAA
- a CDS encoding TlpA family protein disulfide reductase has translation MKYLLYLIFPLLFSNIIAAQKVAVFEKYTALEKEVLSDKNTIYVVNFWATWCAPCVKELPHFEKLNSENKSVKVVLVSLDFKNQFETKLLPFLKNRKVNSEVVLLTDKDYNTWLPIVDKDWSGSIPATLIIKNGKRVFAEKTFSSYEELNEYVNTNIN, from the coding sequence ATGAAATATTTACTCTATTTAATTTTTCCGCTTCTGTTTTCGAATATAATTGCTGCTCAAAAGGTAGCCGTTTTTGAAAAATATACTGCTTTAGAAAAAGAAGTTTTGAGTGATAAAAACACAATTTATGTGGTCAATTTTTGGGCAACTTGGTGTGCTCCTTGTGTGAAAGAATTACCCCATTTTGAAAAATTAAATTCGGAAAATAAAAGTGTAAAAGTAGTGCTGGTAAGCTTGGATTTTAAGAATCAGTTTGAAACGAAATTACTGCCATTTTTGAAAAACAGAAAGGTCAATTCTGAAGTGGTTTTACTAACGGATAAAGATTATAACACTTGGCTTCCGATAGTAGATAAAGATTGGTCGGGATCAATTCCAGCTACACTAATTATCAAGAATGGAAAGAGAGTTTTTGCAGAAAAAACATTTTCTAGTTATGAGGAACTCAATGAGTATGTAAATACAAATATCAACTAA
- a CDS encoding LytR/AlgR family response regulator transcription factor, which produces MTTIIIEDEKPAARLLQRKLEKINIQVGVMLHSVEEAIDWFSKNEHPDLIFLDIQLSDGLSFEIFEKIDIKSAVIFTTAYDEYALRAFKLNSIDYLLKPIDEDDLEVAVLKFKDRFQLSKTTGNETMQLDFEQIRKMFSNPFEKTFKKRFTVKIGQHLKVISTDEIECFFSENKGTYIHTFDNRNYLMDSTLEVLEQELDASEFYRISRKFIISLKSIKEIVMYSNSRLKIVLPSYKEDEVVVSREKVSDFKNWIS; this is translated from the coding sequence ATGACCACAATAATAATAGAAGACGAAAAACCGGCAGCAAGATTGTTGCAACGCAAACTCGAAAAAATAAATATTCAAGTAGGGGTGATGCTTCATTCTGTAGAAGAGGCTATAGATTGGTTTTCGAAAAATGAACACCCAGATTTGATCTTTTTGGATATTCAATTATCGGATGGTTTGTCTTTTGAAATCTTCGAAAAAATAGATATAAAAAGTGCTGTTATTTTTACCACTGCTTATGATGAATATGCATTGCGTGCTTTCAAATTAAACAGTATAGATTATCTTTTGAAACCTATCGACGAAGATGATTTGGAAGTGGCCGTTTTGAAATTTAAAGACCGTTTTCAGCTATCTAAAACTACAGGGAATGAAACCATGCAATTGGACTTTGAACAGATCCGAAAAATGTTTTCTAACCCTTTTGAAAAAACATTCAAAAAAAGATTTACTGTCAAAATAGGACAACATCTTAAAGTAATTTCAACAGATGAAATCGAATGTTTTTTTAGTGAAAATAAAGGAACTTATATTCATACTTTCGACAACAGAAATTATTTGATGGACTCCACTTTGGAAGTTTTGGAGCAAGAATTAGACGCCTCAGAATTTTACAGGATCAGTAGAAAATTTATTATTTCGCTCAAATCAATAAAGGAGATTGTGATGTACAGTAACTCCAGATTGAAGATTGTTTTACCGTCTTATAAAGAAGATGAGGTGGTTGTGAGCCGGGAAAAGGTGTCTGATTTCAAAAATTGGATCAGTTAA
- a CDS encoding 2TM domain-containing protein, with product MGRYRRHFYENFRDENFNPDTRYELAYRRVKRIKGFYVHALIYVLVNGFAIIADYNKGLLGDGVTLAGSFSTAFFWGIGLLAHGLSVFGRNLFFSDDWEERKIKEFMEKDKNQKWE from the coding sequence ATGGGAAGATATAGAAGACATTTTTATGAAAATTTTCGGGATGAAAATTTCAATCCAGACACGAGATATGAATTGGCTTATAGACGAGTAAAAAGAATAAAAGGTTTTTATGTACATGCTTTGATTTATGTACTGGTAAATGGCTTTGCAATCATAGCTGATTATAATAAAGGTTTATTAGGAGATGGAGTTACTTTAGCAGGAAGCTTTTCTACTGCTTTTTTCTGGGGGATAGGATTGTTAGCGCATGGTTTGAGTGTTTTTGGCAGAAACTTGTTTTTTAGTGATGATTGGGAAGAAAGGAAAATCAAGGAATTTATGGAGAAAGATAAAAATCAAAAGTGGGAGTAA
- a CDS encoding 2TM domain-containing protein translates to MENQYTEEDRYRKARRRVEELKGFYGNLISYIVVNCFLLAINLVTSPEYLWFFWPLFGWGIGVFFHGLKVFNYSPFLGKEWEERKIKELMEKEEQIKKTWE, encoded by the coding sequence ATGGAAAATCAATATACAGAAGAAGATCGTTATCGCAAAGCGAGAAGAAGAGTAGAAGAGTTAAAAGGATTCTATGGGAATTTGATTTCTTATATCGTTGTCAATTGCTTTTTATTAGCAATAAATTTAGTGACATCACCAGAATATTTATGGTTCTTTTGGCCTTTATTTGGGTGGGGAATAGGAGTGTTTTTTCACGGATTAAAAGTGTTTAACTACTCACCTTTTTTAGGTAAAGAATGGGAAGAACGAAAAATTAAAGAGTTAATGGAAAAAGAAGAACAAATCAAAAAAACTTGGGAATAA
- a CDS encoding 2TM domain-containing protein, which yields MKDYRETFSDLKSATIACLKISMVFTVIFSAFLGNDFSLKSVLITFSLSCLYSFGLGFGNGFLNNLLDRKWDWLEQTNLRVYYGILVTVLYTVPVVLGINYIIFVILQKMSLDKFFSERMIWIHLFYIILSLGVSSFMQARSFMVKWKQASKTEATQQRIIAGTANAKFETLKNQIDPHFLFNSLNVLSSLIEENPDNAQRFTTSLSKIYRYVLEQKDKELVSVAEELSFAKTYMNLLKMRFENSLFYELPETVVNSETKVVPLSLQLLLENTVKHNVVSEQKPLHIRIFIEGDYLAVQNDFQKKEVIQSRQGVGLQNIVDRYGIITNRKVLIEENEQTFTVKIPILTKQISVMETNLNYNENSAYYRAKKRVEQLRGFYGNLISYCCVIPVLIFINLTYTPKFHWFWFSAAGWGFGLIMHAFKVFGYGTNWEERKIQEILRKEEGKQTWK from the coding sequence ATGAAAGATTATAGAGAAACATTTTCTGATTTAAAAAGTGCAACAATTGCTTGTCTTAAGATTTCTATGGTTTTTACTGTCATTTTTTCAGCCTTTTTAGGAAATGATTTTAGTTTAAAAAGTGTATTAATAACGTTCTCTTTGAGTTGTTTGTATTCTTTTGGCTTAGGTTTTGGGAATGGTTTTTTAAATAATTTGCTTGACAGAAAATGGGATTGGCTCGAACAAACTAATTTGAGGGTATATTACGGAATTTTGGTTACTGTTTTGTACACGGTTCCTGTTGTTTTGGGTATAAATTATATCATTTTTGTGATTTTGCAAAAAATGTCATTGGATAAGTTTTTTAGTGAAAGGATGATTTGGATTCATCTTTTTTACATCATTTTGTCATTGGGCGTTTCTAGTTTTATGCAAGCCAGAAGTTTTATGGTAAAATGGAAACAAGCTTCCAAAACCGAAGCAACTCAACAAAGAATCATTGCCGGAACTGCCAATGCTAAGTTTGAAACCTTAAAAAACCAAATCGACCCACATTTTCTTTTTAATAGTTTGAATGTTCTGAGTTCATTGATCGAAGAAAATCCAGATAATGCACAACGGTTTACCACTTCTTTGTCTAAAATTTACCGCTATGTATTAGAGCAAAAAGACAAAGAACTGGTTTCAGTTGCCGAAGAGTTGTCTTTTGCCAAAACGTATATGAATCTTTTGAAAATGCGTTTCGAAAACAGCTTGTTTTATGAATTGCCGGAAACTGTAGTAAATTCAGAGACCAAAGTAGTGCCACTTTCATTGCAGTTACTGTTAGAGAATACAGTAAAGCACAATGTGGTAAGCGAACAAAAACCGTTACATATCCGGATATTTATAGAAGGGGATTATTTGGCAGTTCAAAATGATTTTCAGAAAAAAGAAGTGATACAGAGCCGTCAGGGAGTAGGATTACAAAACATAGTAGACCGCTATGGAATTATTACCAACAGAAAGGTGTTGATTGAAGAAAATGAACAAACATTTACGGTTAAGATTCCTATTTTGACCAAACAAATTAGCGTTATGGAAACAAATTTAAATTACAACGAAAATAGTGCTTATTACAGAGCCAAAAAGAGAGTAGAACAGCTTAGAGGATTCTACGGAAACTTGATTTCTTATTGTTGCGTGATTCCAGTTTTAATTTTTATTAATCTAACCTATACGCCAAAATTTCATTGGTTTTGGTTCTCAGCAGCTGGTTGGGGATTTGGATTAATAATGCATGCTTTTAAGGTATTTGGATATGGTACCAATTGGGAAGAAAGAAAGATCCAGGAAATTTTGAGAAAAGAAGAAGGTAAGCAAACTTGGAAATAA
- a CDS encoding DUF2141 domain-containing protein yields MLKIITTIALFVCSLLSAQNVKLTVSVSGLKNDTGILKVGLYNSEGTFLKLPYKSIPSQIKGNAATIVFEGIPKGEYAISSYQDENNNGKLDRNEIGIPTEDVACSNNAKGFMGPPRYQDAKFNVDKDLKIDVIFNN; encoded by the coding sequence ATGTTAAAAATCATTACCACAATCGCATTATTTGTTTGTAGCTTATTATCAGCTCAAAATGTAAAACTGACTGTTTCAGTTTCAGGTTTAAAGAATGACACAGGAATTCTAAAAGTAGGTTTGTATAATTCAGAAGGGACTTTCCTTAAATTGCCATACAAAAGTATTCCTTCCCAAATTAAAGGAAATGCAGCTACTATAGTTTTTGAGGGGATTCCAAAAGGAGAGTATGCTATTTCGTCCTATCAAGATGAAAACAACAACGGAAAACTAGATCGAAATGAAATAGGAATTCCAACTGAAGATGTTGCTTGCTCTAACAATGCAAAAGGATTTATGGGGCCTCCAAGATATCAAGATGCTAAATTTAATGTTGATAAGGATTTAAAAATAGACGTAATATTCAATAACTAA
- a CDS encoding TonB-dependent receptor gives MKTILFAFVSLFSFTLFSQTTISGKITNQKGVPIAGANVYIEGSYDGASTSENGDFTFATTSTGNQNLIASSLLYETSNTMIDVANFQNQTIKLKDNINTLDAVVITAGSLNSGSKARVSVLKPLDIVTTAGSVGNIVAALQTLPGTQSVGEDGRLFVRGGEANETQTYVDGMRVPQPYNSTPNNLPTRSRFSPFLFSGISFSTGGYSAEYGDALSSVLLLNTIDEPDQSKTEISVMSVGVGLGNTQKWAKSSFSINTSYINLTPYQALVPQDVEWKSAPQSLSGEMVYRYNFERGIFKMYAAFDASQYIIKQENINSVDKITVDSKNDNLYFNTSYNGFFGTNWNITAGMSYGYNKLKSGIDLDQLENDENAVNMKLKLKKSISNSFKLTFGADYFITKYDENFTRNAGNSFDYGYDNTIGALYTEADVSLSKELVAKVGVRASANDLTNDNFISPRVSFAYKMAKFSQLSFAYGDFSQTPSVEYIKYSKFNQFESEKASHYILNYQYHKDGRTLRAEAYYKDYSNLVRFDSPQVAYNSIFTNDGKGYAKGLDLFWRDGKTIKNLEYWVSYSYIDTERLYKNYPTQVTPNFVPNNNLSIVTKYWITDWKSQVGLTNSFSTGRPYNNPNETQFMNGKTKSYNDLSFNWAYLLTTQKILYFSVSNVLGANNVYGYNYAVRPDANGEYQRSAIKPAADRFFFVGFFWTISKNKKDNQLKNL, from the coding sequence ATGAAAACCATTTTATTCGCATTCGTTTCTTTATTTAGTTTTACACTTTTTTCTCAAACTACTATTTCAGGTAAAATCACCAATCAAAAAGGAGTTCCAATCGCAGGTGCCAATGTTTATATTGAAGGCAGCTATGATGGTGCTTCAACTTCAGAAAATGGTGATTTTACATTTGCTACTACCTCTACAGGAAATCAAAATTTGATAGCAAGTTCTTTACTTTACGAAACATCAAATACCATGATAGATGTAGCTAATTTTCAAAATCAAACTATTAAATTAAAAGATAATATTAACACACTGGATGCAGTTGTAATTACAGCTGGTTCTTTGAATTCTGGAAGTAAAGCCCGAGTATCTGTATTAAAGCCTTTGGATATTGTAACCACTGCAGGTTCAGTAGGGAATATCGTGGCAGCTTTGCAAACTTTGCCAGGAACACAATCAGTAGGTGAGGACGGAAGATTGTTCGTTCGTGGAGGTGAAGCCAATGAGACCCAGACTTATGTTGATGGAATGAGAGTCCCGCAACCTTATAATTCTACGCCTAATAATTTGCCAACACGTAGTCGTTTTTCTCCTTTTCTTTTTAGTGGAATTTCTTTTTCAACAGGAGGATATTCTGCAGAATATGGGGATGCTTTGTCGAGTGTGCTGCTTTTGAATACGATAGATGAACCAGACCAAAGTAAAACTGAAATCTCGGTAATGTCAGTGGGTGTCGGGCTTGGGAATACTCAAAAATGGGCTAAAAGTTCTTTTAGTATCAACACTTCTTATATCAATTTAACGCCATATCAGGCTCTTGTTCCTCAGGATGTAGAATGGAAAAGCGCTCCACAATCCTTGTCTGGAGAAATGGTATACAGATACAATTTTGAAAGAGGGATTTTTAAGATGTATGCCGCTTTTGATGCCTCTCAATACATCATAAAACAAGAAAATATCAATTCAGTCGATAAAATTACGGTCGATTCCAAAAATGATAATCTCTATTTCAATACTTCATACAATGGTTTTTTTGGAACCAATTGGAACATTACGGCAGGAATGAGTTATGGTTACAATAAGTTGAAATCAGGTATTGATTTGGACCAATTGGAGAATGATGAAAATGCCGTGAATATGAAGCTGAAATTGAAAAAAAGCATATCTAATAGCTTTAAATTGACTTTTGGAGCCGATTATTTTATCACTAAATATGATGAAAATTTTACTCGAAATGCTGGAAATTCCTTTGATTACGGATATGATAACACCATAGGGGCATTATATACTGAAGCTGATGTTTCCCTTTCTAAAGAATTAGTGGCTAAGGTAGGTGTTCGTGCCTCTGCAAATGATTTAACGAATGATAATTTTATTTCACCAAGAGTTTCATTTGCTTATAAAATGGCAAAATTTAGTCAGTTGTCTTTTGCTTATGGTGATTTTTCTCAAACTCCAAGTGTTGAATATATTAAGTATTCTAAATTCAATCAGTTTGAGAGTGAAAAAGCTTCTCATTATATCTTGAATTATCAATACCATAAAGATGGACGCACACTTAGAGCCGAAGCCTATTATAAAGATTACAGTAATTTGGTTCGATTTGACAGCCCTCAGGTAGCATACAATTCTATATTTACCAATGATGGGAAAGGATATGCTAAAGGTTTGGATTTGTTTTGGAGAGACGGAAAAACTATTAAGAATTTAGAGTATTGGGTATCATATTCTTATATAGATACCGAGCGTTTGTATAAAAATTACCCAACTCAGGTAACTCCTAATTTTGTTCCGAATAATAATTTGTCTATAGTGACTAAATATTGGATTACAGATTGGAAATCCCAAGTAGGTTTAACCAATTCTTTCAGCACCGGAAGACCATACAATAATCCGAATGAAACTCAATTTATGAACGGAAAAACAAAATCATACAACGATTTGAGTTTTAATTGGGCTTATTTATTAACCACTCAAAAGATTTTATATTTCTCAGTATCGAATGTTTTAGGGGCAAATAATGTATACGGATATAACTATGCAGTTAGGCCTGATGCTAACGGTGAGTACCAGCGAAGTGCCATAAAACCAGCTGCAGATCGTTTTTTCTTTGTGGGCTTCTTTTGGACCATCAGCAAAAACAAAAAAGACAATCAGTTGAAGAATTTGTAA
- a CDS encoding YciI family protein — protein MKKAILTLLLVVNFNLLFSQEANSVYDEKLAKSLNADDHGMKQYVFCILKTGSYTTATAEEKSNLFKGHMANITRLAQEGKLVLAGPFMKNDRNYRGLYIFNVSTIEEAKTLVATDPAVKANLLEAELTLWYGSAALQETLKIHEKIAKNKF, from the coding sequence ATGAAAAAAGCTATTCTTACCTTACTGCTTGTAGTTAATTTTAATCTACTTTTTTCTCAAGAGGCTAATTCTGTTTATGACGAAAAACTAGCCAAATCATTGAATGCTGATGATCACGGAATGAAACAATACGTATTTTGTATTTTGAAAACCGGCAGCTATACAACCGCAACAGCCGAAGAAAAAAGCAATCTATTTAAGGGACATATGGCTAACATAACTCGGCTTGCGCAAGAAGGCAAACTTGTTTTAGCTGGGCCATTCATGAAAAACGACAGAAACTATCGAGGCCTTTACATCTTTAATGTTAGCACCATCGAAGAAGCAAAAACACTTGTAGCAACAGATCCAGCAGTAAAAGCAAATCTTTTGGAAGCCGAATTGACACTTTGGTACGGAAGTGCGGCATTACAGGAAACGCTTAAAATTCATGAAAAAATAGCAAAAAACAAATTCTAG
- a CDS encoding lipid A deacylase LpxR family protein, with translation MIYECKKYYAINLLFFPLLSFSQRIDNTASFREINSNHYLRYHYDNDFFSGTDYYYTQGHNIELVSPKLSKNPINTLFIKLKNSKQKYGLSFEQLGFTPTNIEPEEILYDDRPFAATAALKPFLISTDTIHKTMLSSNLTIGIIGPFALGKEIQTEIHEWINHKIPHGWEYQIKNDLILNYDISHEKELYRFNNLFALNSNSKLRLGTMNTNISGGLTTTFGKINSPFIALKNKNNVQIYLYCQGLVTAVGYDASLQGGLFNQSSPYVITDQNMERFTFQSNFGIVLRRKTFYFEYCHSELTKEFKTGEAHRWGGFRIGFTL, from the coding sequence TTGATATATGAATGTAAGAAATATTACGCCATTAACTTACTCTTTTTTCCTTTACTCTCTTTTTCCCAAAGAATAGACAATACTGCATCTTTCAGGGAAATAAACAGTAATCATTACTTGCGTTATCATTATGACAACGACTTTTTCTCAGGAACAGATTATTACTACACTCAAGGCCACAATATTGAGTTGGTAAGTCCAAAGCTGTCTAAAAACCCAATAAATACATTGTTTATAAAGTTAAAAAACAGCAAACAAAAATATGGTTTATCGTTTGAACAATTGGGTTTTACACCTACAAACATAGAACCAGAAGAAATTCTTTACGATGATAGGCCTTTTGCAGCGACAGCAGCCCTAAAACCATTTTTAATTTCGACTGATACTATACATAAAACAATGCTTTCTTCAAATCTAACTATTGGTATTATTGGTCCCTTTGCTTTAGGCAAAGAAATACAAACTGAAATTCACGAATGGATTAACCATAAAATCCCACATGGATGGGAATACCAAATCAAAAATGATTTGATACTAAACTATGACATTTCACATGAGAAAGAATTGTATCGGTTTAATAATTTATTTGCATTAAACTCTAACTCAAAGCTCAGATTAGGGACAATGAACACAAATATCTCTGGAGGATTAACAACTACTTTTGGAAAAATCAACTCCCCATTCATTGCTCTAAAAAACAAAAATAATGTACAAATCTATCTTTACTGCCAAGGTCTGGTTACCGCAGTTGGATATGATGCTAGCTTACAAGGCGGTCTCTTTAATCAAAGTAGTCCTTATGTTATTACTGATCAAAATATGGAAAGATTTACTTTTCAAAGCAATTTTGGAATAGTCTTACGTCGAAAAACATTTTATTTCGAATATTGCCATTCAGAACTTACTAAGGAGTTCAAAACCGGAGAAGCACATAGATGGGGCGGATTTAGAATTGGATTCACTCTATAA
- the gloA2 gene encoding SMU1112c/YaeR family gloxylase I-like metalloprotein, whose translation MIRLNKIHHIAIICSDYQKSKHFYTQILGLEIVQEIYRKERQSYKLDLALDGNYVIELFSFPKPPKRVSNPEAAGLRHLAFEVNDIQETRKYLIDQDCIAEEIRIDEFTNKKFFFITDPDNTPIEFYEK comes from the coding sequence ATGATAAGATTAAACAAAATTCACCACATTGCTATTATTTGTTCTGACTATCAAAAATCAAAACACTTTTACACCCAAATTCTGGGGTTAGAGATTGTACAAGAAATCTATCGCAAAGAACGACAATCCTATAAACTCGATTTAGCGCTTGATGGAAACTATGTAATTGAGTTATTTTCATTCCCGAAACCTCCAAAACGAGTTTCAAATCCAGAAGCTGCTGGATTAAGACATTTGGCTTTCGAAGTAAATGACATTCAAGAGACAAGAAAATACCTAATAGATCAAGATTGTATTGCCGAAGAAATACGAATAGATGAATTTACCAACAAAAAGTTTTTCTTTATAACCGACCCAGATAACACACCTATTGAGTTTTACGAAAAATAA
- a CDS encoding chloride channel protein — translation MIQTIRNFQFLKLQKLVIVSILIGFLSAFLGVALKKLTEYYEEIFAHQASINSLYYIFFPIFGLSVIYFLREYLFKKKENKGIKEIFESTNSKSQNLPNYKISSHFINGLLTVIFGGSTGIEVSTVVASATIGSVAQRKQNVFKEYKTELICAGIAAGITALFSSPIAGILFALEVISRKVTRAFLVSNLISVLTAFGLVLLLKEKPLFTVAITTWQLKAIPYFILLGILAGFTSVYLTRCVLFFKSQFSKIKVHYFKILLGSSILSVSLFVFPQLYGEGYHGIKEIIANPSGTQLTLSIALTFLAILVLKPIVTSATLASGGDGGVFAPSLFIGAFLGLLVASILNTYFGVNVIPVNFIIIGMAAVLSASIHAPFTAIFLVCGLTDDYTLFIPILLVCLISKYTAKAIYPFTVYSFSPSLSK, via the coding sequence ATGATCCAAACAATACGAAATTTTCAATTCCTAAAGCTTCAAAAATTAGTTATCGTTTCTATCCTAATTGGTTTTCTTTCGGCATTCTTAGGAGTTGCTTTAAAAAAACTAACCGAATATTACGAGGAAATATTTGCTCATCAAGCCTCAATAAATTCTTTGTATTATATCTTTTTCCCAATCTTTGGATTGTCTGTTATTTATTTTCTTCGAGAGTATCTTTTTAAGAAAAAAGAAAACAAAGGCATCAAGGAAATTTTTGAAAGCACCAATTCTAAATCACAAAACTTACCTAATTACAAGATTTCGTCTCATTTTATTAACGGATTACTGACAGTGATTTTTGGTGGTTCTACAGGGATAGAAGTTTCTACCGTTGTTGCATCGGCAACTATTGGTTCTGTTGCACAAAGGAAACAAAATGTATTTAAAGAATACAAAACCGAATTGATTTGTGCTGGTATTGCAGCAGGAATTACTGCTTTATTCAGTAGTCCAATTGCCGGAATACTTTTTGCTCTAGAAGTTATTTCAAGAAAAGTAACCCGAGCCTTCTTAGTTAGTAATCTAATTTCTGTCCTTACCGCATTTGGACTCGTTTTATTATTAAAAGAAAAGCCCTTATTTACCGTAGCTATTACAACTTGGCAATTAAAAGCAATTCCTTATTTTATCCTTTTAGGAATTTTAGCGGGATTCACCTCTGTTTATTTAACTAGATGTGTATTATTTTTTAAATCTCAATTTTCGAAAATAAAAGTACATTATTTTAAAATTCTTCTTGGTTCCAGTATTTTGAGTGTTTCTCTATTTGTGTTTCCTCAACTTTATGGTGAAGGATATCATGGCATCAAGGAAATTATTGCTAACCCAAGCGGAACGCAACTAACGCTTTCAATAGCCTTAACGTTTCTGGCTATTTTAGTTTTAAAACCAATCGTTACCTCTGCTACACTGGCTTCTGGAGGAGATGGAGGTGTTTTCGCCCCAAGTCTTTTTATTGGTGCATTTCTAGGATTATTGGTTGCTTCGATCTTAAACACCTATTTTGGAGTAAATGTTATTCCTGTAAATTTCATAATCATAGGAATGGCTGCGGTTTTAAGCGCCAGTATTCATGCTCCCTTTACGGCAATTTTTCTTGTTTGCGGATTAACGGATGATTATACTTTATTTATCCCTATTTTACTAGTTTGTCTGATCTCTAAATACACAGCAAAAGCAATTTATCCTTTTACTGTTTATAGTTTTTCACCAAGTTTATCAAAATAA
- a CDS encoding HPP family protein — translation MPIQKIKRGYHRTKHILYKETLIDFKEHFWSFLGSFVGIGTLAYLQSRSLEQSDVVYLIGSFGASSVLVYGIIQSPLAQPRNLVGGHFVSAIIGVTVAKFAPNVLWIAAPLAVSASIVLMQITKTLHPPGGATALIAVVGSAKVKALGYWYVLCPVLAGSLILLATALIFNNMTSNRYYPNHKKYHQLRKRIVKSIKS, via the coding sequence ATGCCAATACAAAAAATAAAACGGGGTTATCACAGAACAAAACACATTCTTTACAAAGAAACTTTAATTGATTTCAAAGAACATTTTTGGTCCTTTTTGGGCTCATTTGTTGGTATAGGAACCCTTGCTTATTTACAATCCAGATCATTGGAACAATCAGATGTTGTTTATTTGATAGGATCGTTTGGTGCTTCGAGTGTTTTGGTATACGGTATTATACAAAGTCCGCTTGCACAGCCCAGAAATTTAGTTGGAGGTCATTTTGTTTCAGCAATCATAGGTGTTACCGTTGCAAAATTTGCTCCTAATGTTTTATGGATAGCGGCTCCACTTGCAGTATCGGCATCGATTGTATTAATGCAAATTACAAAAACGCTACATCCACCAGGAGGTGCGACAGCATTAATTGCAGTTGTTGGATCTGCAAAAGTAAAGGCTTTAGGATATTGGTATGTGCTTTGTCCTGTTTTAGCCGGTTCTCTTATTTTGCTTGCCACAGCATTAATTTTTAATAACATGACTTCAAACAGGTATTATCCAAATCATAAAAAATACCATCAACTTAGAAAGAGAATTGTTAAATCTATAAAAAGCTAA